From a single Oncorhynchus nerka isolate Pitt River linkage group LG11, Oner_Uvic_2.0, whole genome shotgun sequence genomic region:
- the LOC115119935 gene encoding NLR family CARD domain-containing protein 3-like translates to MTFVKNELKMFKRILSPELPEGFESQKQEKEVVDTEDEKQESSAREGALKITLHILRKMNQKELADTLEKDSDELDVICQRELKSNLKKKFQCVFEGIAEQGNPTLLNKIYTELYITEGGTGEVNNEHELRQIETTTRKQARPEAPIKCKDIFKPLTGQDKRIRTVLTKGVAGIGKTVSVQNFILEWVDGKANQDVQFIFSFPFRELNLMKGEQVTLIELLNHFSMETKQSRISNFDKYKVLFIFDGLDECRLPLDFQKNKICCDVTKSTSMDVLLTNLIKGNLLPSALLWITTRPAAANKIPSVCVDQVTEVRGFNDPQKEEYFRKRVSDESLSSRIISHIKTSRSLHIMCHIPVFCWISAIVLEPMLKHKREEMPKTLTEMYTHLVVFHTKQRNEKYLGNEETAPHWNQDSILSLGKLAFQQLVNGNLIFYEEDLKEAGIDVNEASVYSGLCTQLFKEECGLYQDKVYCFVHLSIQEFLAAVYVFLTFINNNENLMDKLQTKDEPEVFFYKSAVDKALQSETGNLDLFLRFLLGLSLESNQKHLQGLLTKTRSNSQTHEETVKYIKEKIGENPSPERCINLFHCLNELNDHSLVEEIQGYLRSGILSKPSLSPAQWSALVFVLLTSEKALDVFDLNKYSRSEEGLRRLLPVVKASRAVLLSGCGITEEGCASLVSALKSNPSHLRELDLSNNDLKDSGVKLLSAGLGNPHCKLETLRLSRCQVTEEGCASLASALRSNPSHLRELDLSYNHPGDSGVRLLSAGLENPHCRLENLNVEHGGEYTMKPGLRKYVCDLTLDRNTVNRLLSLSEENRKVTRRREKQPYPDHPERFEGCEQVLCREGLTGCCYWEVEWCGSWAGIGVTYKGISRRGQVKDCCLGWNDKSWSLFCYDNSYTAWHNNNPTTIDVPSSSSHRVGVYLDWPADTLSFYRVSSDTLTHLYTFTSTFTEPLYPGFHLWYEDSSVSLCQTQHDVSL, encoded by the exons atgacatttgtgaagaacgagctgaagatgttcaagaggattcttagtccagaactcccagaaggctttgagagtcagaagcaggaaAAGGAAGTGGTGGACActgaagatgagaagcaggagagcagtgctagagagggggctctgaagatcacactgcacatcctgaggaaaatgaaccagaaggagcttgctgacacatTGGAGAAAG attcagatgagcttgatgtgatttgccaacgtgaactcaaatctaatctgaagaagaagtttcaatgtgtatttgaggggatcgctgaacaaggaaacccaacacttctcaataagatctacacagagctctacatcacagagggtggaacaggagaggtcaataatgaacatgagctgagacagattgagacaacaaccaggaaacaagcaagaccagaggCTCCAATCAAATGTAAagacatcttcaaacccttaactggacaagacaaacgtatcagaactgtgctgacaaagggagttgctggcattggaaaaacagtctctgtgcagaattTCATTTTGGAATGGGTTGAcggaaaagcaaatcaggatgtccaatttatattttcattccctttcagggagctgaatttgatgaaaggtGAACAAGTCACTTTGATTGAACTTctcaatcacttctcaatggaaaccaaacaatcaaGAATTTCCAACTTCGACAAGTACAAAGTTttgttcatctttgatggtctggatgagtgccgactgcccctagacttccagaagaacaagatctgttgtGACGTCACAAAGTCAACCTCAatggatgttctgctgacaaatctcatcaagggaaatctgcttccctctgctctcctctggataactacccgacctgcagcagccaataagatcccctcagtgtgtgttgaccaggtgacagaggtacgagggttcaatgacccacagaaggaggagtacttcaggaagcGAGTCAGTGATGAGTCCCTGtccagcagaatcatctcacacataaagacatcaaggagccttcacatcatgtgccacattccagtcttctgttggatttctgcaataGTCCTTGAAcccatgctgaaacataagagagaagagatgcccaagactctgactgagatgtacacacaccttgtggtgtttcataccaaacagaggaatgaaaagtatcttgggaaTGAAGAGACAGCTCCACATTGGAATCAAGAtagcattctgtcactgggaaaactggcttttcaacagcttgtgaatggcaatctgattttctatgaagaagacctgaaagaggctggaattgatgtcaatgaagcctcagtgtactcaggattgtgcacacagctctttaaagaggaatgtggactgtaccaggacaaggtgtactgctttgtgcatctgagcattcaggagtttctggctgctgtatatgtgttcctcacatttatcaacaacaatgagaatctaatggacAAACTACAAACAAAAGATGAGCCTGAAGTTTTtttctacaagagtgctgtggataaagccttacaaagtgagacgggaaacctggaccttttcctccgcttccttctgggcctctcactggagtccaatcagaagcacttacaaggtctactgacaaagacaagaagcaACTCACAGACccatgaagaaacagtcaagtacatcaaggagaagatcggggagaatccctctccagagaggtgcatcaatctgttccactgtctgaatgaactgaatgaccattctctagtggaggagatccaagGCTACCTGAGATCAGGAATTCTCTCAAAACCCAGtctgtcacctgcacagtggtcagctctggtctttgtgttgctgacttcagaaaaggcgctggatgtgtttgacctgaataaatactccagatcagaagAAGGTCTTCGGAGGCTactgccagtggtcaaagcctccagggctgttct gctgtcaggctgtggaatcacagaggaaggctgtgcttctctggtctcagctctgaagtcaaacccctcacaccttagagagctggacctgagtaacaatgacctgaaggattcaggagtgaagctgctctctgctggactggggaatccccactgtaaactggagactctgag gctgtcacgCTGTCAAGTGACAGAGGAAGGATGTGCTTCTCTGGcatcagctctgaggtcaaacccctcacacctgagagagctggacctgagctacaatcacccaggagactcaggagtcagactgctctctgctggactggagaatccacactgcagactggagaatcttaa tgtggaacatggcgGAGAGTACACAATGAAACCTggacttagaaaat atgtctgtgatctcacactggaccgaaacacagtaaacagactcctctctctgtctgaggagaacagaaaggtgacacgtaggagagagaagcagccgtaccctgatcacccagagagatttgagggctgtgaacaggtgctgtgtagagagggtctgactgggtgctgttactgggaggtagagtggtgTGGGAGTTGGGCTGgtataggagtgacatataaaggaatcagcaggagaggaCAGGTTAAGGACTGTTGTCTTGGATggaatgacaagtcctggagtctgttcTGCTATGACAACAGTTACACTGCTTGGCACAATAATAATcccactaccatagacgtcccctcctccagctcccacagagtaggagtgtatctggactggccagcagACACTTTGTCCTTCTATAGagtctcctctgacacactgacccacctgtacacattcacctccacattcactgagcccctctatccagggtttcaTCTTTGGTATGAAGACTCCTCAGTGTCCCTGTGTCAAACACAACATGATGTTTCACTCTAA